A region of Nitrosomonas stercoris DNA encodes the following proteins:
- a CDS encoding FeS cluster assembly protein SufB — MSAVLKKLVNQPYKHGFVTDIESEIAPKGLGEDTIRLISAKKNEPEWLLAFRLDAYQRWLKMVEPTWPNVKYPKIDFQDISYYSAPKPKKKLASMDEVDPELLRTFEKLGIPMHERAALAGVAVDVVFDSVSVTTTYKEKLAEVGIIFCSISEAVQNHPELVKQYLGTVVPSGDNFYAALNSAVFTDGSFCFIPKGVKCPMDLSTYFRINTEETGQFERTLIIAEEGASVSYLEGCTAPQFDTNQLHAAVVELVALDDADIKYSTVQNWYAGDENGVGGIYNFVTKRGLAKGKNSRISWTQVETGSAITWKYPSCILRGENSIGEFYSVAVTNHHQQADTGTKMIHIGANTRSTIVSKGISAGLSNNSYRGLVRIAPTARNARNYSQCDSMLIGDQCGAHTFPYIQVQNNSAQIEHEASTSKIGEDQLFYFAQRGIDAEEAVSMIINGFCKEVFQQLPLEFAVEATKLLSFKLEGSVG, encoded by the coding sequence CAGATATAGAATCTGAGATAGCGCCCAAAGGGTTGGGCGAGGATACTATCCGACTGATTTCAGCGAAGAAAAATGAGCCGGAATGGTTGCTTGCGTTTAGATTGGATGCCTATCAAAGATGGCTCAAGATGGTTGAACCCACTTGGCCCAATGTCAAGTATCCCAAAATTGATTTTCAGGATATTAGCTATTATTCAGCGCCTAAGCCGAAGAAAAAACTTGCTAGTATGGATGAAGTGGATCCTGAATTATTACGAACATTCGAAAAACTAGGCATTCCAATGCATGAACGAGCTGCATTAGCTGGCGTTGCTGTGGATGTTGTGTTCGATAGCGTATCGGTAACCACGACCTATAAGGAAAAACTGGCAGAAGTTGGCATTATTTTCTGCTCGATTTCGGAAGCAGTTCAAAACCATCCTGAATTAGTTAAGCAGTATTTAGGTACGGTAGTTCCTTCTGGAGATAATTTTTATGCGGCATTAAATTCTGCTGTGTTTACGGATGGTTCTTTCTGTTTTATCCCGAAAGGGGTCAAATGCCCGATGGATTTATCCACTTATTTCCGTATCAACACAGAAGAAACTGGCCAATTTGAGCGCACGTTAATTATTGCAGAAGAAGGAGCTTCAGTTTCTTATCTGGAAGGTTGCACAGCACCTCAGTTTGATACTAATCAACTGCATGCAGCAGTTGTTGAGTTGGTTGCATTAGATGATGCGGATATCAAATACTCAACAGTGCAAAATTGGTATGCGGGTGATGAAAATGGCGTGGGAGGCATCTATAATTTTGTGACCAAGCGCGGATTAGCCAAAGGCAAAAATTCACGCATTTCTTGGACACAAGTAGAAACAGGTTCAGCTATTACCTGGAAATATCCTTCCTGTATCTTGCGCGGAGAAAATTCGATTGGGGAATTTTATTCTGTGGCGGTAACCAATCATCATCAGCAGGCAGATACTGGTACCAAGATGATTCATATTGGTGCTAATACACGCAGCACTATCGTCAGCAAGGGAATTTCTGCAGGATTATCCAATAATAGTTATCGTGGATTGGTAAGAATTGCGCCTACAGCGCGGAATGCGCGTAATTATTCCCAGTGCGATTCCATGTTGATCGGGGATCAGTGTGGCGCTCATACTTTCCCTTATATTCAAGTGCAAAATAATAGTGCACAAATTGAGCATGAAGCGTCAACTTCCAAAATCGGAGAAGATCAGCTATTTTATTTTGCGCAGCGCGGCATCGATGCAGAAGAAGCTGTTTCCATGATTATCAATGGTTTCTGTAAAGAGGTTTTCCAGCAGCTGCCATTGGAGTTTGCTGTAGAAGCCACAAAATTACTCAGCTTCAAGCTGGAAGGGAGTGTTGGATGA